In Capsicum annuum cultivar UCD-10X-F1 unplaced genomic scaffold, UCD10Xv1.1 ctg9610, whole genome shotgun sequence, the sequence TTGACGGCTACAGCTCTGATGCTTGGTTACTTTCTCCTCCTTGTCAGCCGTACACTCGACAAGGTGATGAATTGCATTCCCCCCTTTTTTTAATGACCGTCGTGCCCCGCCAGCAACTGTGTACCCacattttgcttttctttttttcttcttcttatggCCATATTAACTGAAACCTTTTTGTGTCAGGACTCCAGAAAGGTTCTAGTGATGCACGCGCATCATCATTTCTTAAAATTCTGGAACTTGTACCACAGTTATTGCAGCCTCCATCATATCTTTTTGTGGAAAATGTTGTAGGATTTGAGGTTTGTATCTTTCCAATCCATGCTTCATTCTACCACCTATGTTTTTACTAATTTATCCACCTATCATATAATATATTGGGGCAGATGGTCCTCTTGGAATATATAATGCCTTTTTCCTTTATTGCAGACTTCTGATACCCATGCGATATTGGTTGAAATATTGGAAAAGAATAATTTTGTTACACAAGAATTTATTTTGAGTCCGCTGCAATTTGGACTGCCATATTCTCGGCCTCGTTATTATTGCTTGGTAAGTCTCGTTGTCTTCCTCTTTGGGTTTGTATCACTAAAAAGGACTAATGTCCATCTTCATCACATGTATGTTTTCATTCATTGCACATGTTCTggacttcttatattttttttaaagagttaTCTATCCATAATGTTGTTAATGTTTTGTGTATATGAATGAGCCGAGTAGAGTGAATAGTAACAAAGGACTTCATATACCTATCCCAACTAGTTTCTGTTTGATGGATTACGCTTATACGATTGATAAGAAATGATTGAGATGC encodes:
- the LOC124895720 gene encoding tRNA (cytosine(38)-C(5))-methyltransferase 2-like, which produces MPLILTATALMLGYFLLLVSRTLDKKGSSDARASSFLKILELVPQLLQPPSYLFVENVVGFETSDTHAILVEILEKNNFVTQEFILSPLQFGLPYSRPRYYCLGFDAVVRGKTRNVLGACQRFEHCGRRKSLSREK